A genomic window from Sorex araneus isolate mSorAra2 chromosome 2, mSorAra2.pri, whole genome shotgun sequence includes:
- the SBNO2 gene encoding protein strawberry notch homolog 2 isoform X2 codes for MRDPWQCRAPGVPGRWLTSCPGTQTCRAAHGLHGHSGQELGKAGRPVSKERAHIKAGVTAQQDSYLEDLATASIFSSSVDSLSDIADTPDFPAADSLSQVPTIWDVVSPGPPAPDKLYLPSGTFPGLEDTVPSLPSTPHPSYQSQSQPEEEEEPEEEEAEELGHTETYSDYVPSKSKIGKQHPDRVVETSTLSSVPPPDITYTLALPTSDTGALSALQLEAITYACQQHEVLLPSGQRAGFLIGDGAGVGKGRTVAGVILENYLRGRKKSLWFSVSNDLKYDAERDLRDIEAPGIAVHALSKIKYGDNTTSEGVLFATYSALIGESQAGGQHRTRIRQILEWCGEAFDGVIVFDECHKAKNASSTKMGKAVLDLQSKLPLARVVYASATGASEPRNMIYMSRLGIWGEGTPFRTFEEFLHAIEKRGVGAMEIVAMDMKVSGMYIARQLSFSGVTFRIEEIPLAPSFERIYNRAALLWAEALGVFQQAADWIGLESRKSLWGQFWSAHQRFFKYLCVAAKVQRLVALARQELARGKCVVIGLQSTGEARTREVLDEKEGQLDCFVSAAEGVFLSLIQKHFPSTKRKRDRGGCKRKRRPRGRGTKATRLVCEVGGVIRVSDDSSTESDVALDSDFHSSPESLVDDDVVIVDTIGLPADDRGPLQQRDPHGPGVLERVEQLKQDLLDKVRALGRELPVNTLDELIDQLGGPERVAEMTGRKGRVVSRPDGAVTFESRAEQGLSIDHVNLREKERFMSGEKLVAIISEATSSGVSLQADRRVQNQRRRVHMTLELPWSADRAIQQFGRTHRSNQVSAPEYVFLISELAGERRFASIVAKRLESLGALTHGDRRATETRDLSKYNFENKYGARALSCILATILNHAENKVPPPQGYPGGDTAFFQDMKQGLLSVGIGGRESRSGGLDVEKDCSITKFLNRILGLEVHKQNALFRYFSDTFDHLLQLDKKEGKYDMGILDLAPGIDEIYKESQQVFLTPGHPQDGQVVFYKISVDRGLKWDDAFAKSLGLTGACEGFYLSYKVRGNQPSCLLAEQSRGKHFTVYKPNIGRQSQPETWDSLCRRFRQVTAEEAREHWEHIYAFSLEHCSHMAWNRQCRLVQEGKDCQQGQRLRHHYMLCGALLRVWGRVAAVMADVTNSSHLQIVRLKTKDKKKQVGIKIPECCVRRVLQELRLMDADVKRKNARGLSCPAPPALRPLTLPSGPGEVLDLTYSPPAQAFPPPAPFTFPPPLPGEPAPPAAPLLGPPEVLGDPSALVTQGCDINYKEVLEEMLRSLHTVPPAEPPGPLDVVGAGEGGGGGAERQSVIQFSPHFPNS; via the exons ATGagggacccctggcagtgcagggcTCCCGGGGTGCCAGGCAGGTGGCTCACATCCTGCCCCGGGACTCAGACCTGCAGGGCGGCACATGGGCTCCATGGCCACAGCGGGCAGGAGCTTGGCAAAGCAGGAAGACCCGTCTCCAAGGAGCGGGCGCATAtcaaggctggagtgacagcacagcag GACTCATACTTAGAAGACCTGGCCACAGCCTCCATCTTCTCCTCATCTGTGGACTCGCTGTCCGACATCGCCGACACGCCCGACTTCCCCGCCGCTGACAGCCTCAGCCAAGTGCCCACCATCTGGGACGTCGTgagccccggccccccggcccctgaCAAG cTGTACCTGCCCAGTGGGACTTTTCCAGGACTCGAGGACACAGTCCCCTCCCTACCCAGCACCCCTCATCCTAGCTACCAG TCTCAGAGTCagccagaggaggaggaagagcctgaggaggaggaggccgaAGAGCTGGGCCATACGGAGACCTACTCGGACTACGTGCCCTCCAAGT ccaaAATTGGGAAGCAGCACCCAGACCGCGTGGTGGAAACCAGCACGCTGTCCAGCGTCCCCCCGCCGGACATCACGTACACCCTTGCCCTGCCCACCTCGGACACTGGGGCCCTGTCTGCCCTGCAGTTGGAGGCCATCACCTACGCCTGCCAG CAACACGAAGTCCTGCTCCCCAGTGGGCAGCGGGCTGGCTTCCTCATCGGTGACGGGGCTGGCGTGGGCAAGGGCCGCACTGTGGCTGGGGTCATCCTGGAGAACTACCTGCGGGGCAGGAAGAAGTCCCTATG GTTCAGCGTGTCCAATGACCTCAAGTACGATGCAGAGCGCGACCTGCGGGACATCGAGGCCCCCGGGATCGCGGTGCACGCGCTGAGCAAG ATCAAGTACGGTGACAACACTACCTCAGAGGGCGTCCTCTTCGCCACCTACTCTGCCCTGATCGGGGAGAGCCAGGCCGGCGGGCAGCATCGCACGCGCATCCGGCAGATCCTGGAGTGGTGTGGCGAGGCCTTCGATGGCGTG ATCGTGTTCGACGAGTGTCACAAAGCCAAGAACGCCAGCTCCACCAAGATGGGCAAGGCCGTGCTGGACCTGCAGAGCAAACTCCCGCTGGCCAGGGTGGTGTACGCCAGCGCCACAG GTGCCTCTGAGCCCCGGAACATGATCTACATGAGCCGCCTGGGCATCTGGGGCGAGGGCACGCCCTTCCGGACCTTCGAGGAATTCCTGCACGCCATCGAGAAGAG GGGTGTGGGCGCCATGGAGATCGTGGCCATGGACATGAAGGTGAGCGGCATGTACATCGCGCGCCAGCTCAGCTTCTCCGGCGTCACCTTCCGCATTGAGGAGATCCCGCTGGCACCCTCGTTCGAGCGCATCTACAACCGCGCTGCCCTGCTG TGGGCCGAGGCCCTGGGCGTGTTCCAGCAGGCGGCCGATTGGATCGGCCTGGAGTCTCGCAAGTCGCTGTGGGGCCAGTTCTGGTCGGCGCACCAGCGCTTCTTCAAGTACctgtgtgtggctgccaaggtGCAGCGGCTGGTGGCGTTAGCCCGCCAGGAGCTGGCCCGGGGCAAG TGTGTGGTCATCGGGCTGCAGTCCACCGGGGAGGCGCGGACCCGTGAGGTGCTGGACGAGAAGGAGGGCCAGCTCGACTGCTTCGTCTCAGCGGCTGA aggCGTCTTCCTGTCCCTCATTCAGAagcactttccctccaccaaaagGAAGCGTGACCGAGGCGGCTGTAAGCGGAAAC GTCGGCCCCGGGGCCGCGGGACCAAGGCGACCCGGCTGGTGTGCGAGGTGGGCGGCGTGATCCGCGTGAGCGACGACAGCAGCACCGAGTCAGACGTGGCGCTGGACAGCGACTTCCACTCGTCCCCCGAGTCGCTGGTCGACGACGACGTTGTCATTGTGGACACCATTGGGCTCCCTGCCGATGACCGCG GGCCCCTGCAGCAGCGGGACCCCCACGGCCCTGGTGTCCTGGAGCGGGTAGAACAGCTGAAGCAGGACCTTCTGGACAAGGTGCGGGCGCTGGGCCGGGAGCTGCCGGTCAACACCCTGGACGAGCTCATCGACCAGCTCGGGGGCCCCGAGCGCGTGGCTGAG ATGACCGGCAGGAAGGGCCGCGTGGTGTCCAGGCCCGATGGGGCGGTGACCTTCGAGTCCCGGGCAGAGCAAGGCCTGTCCATCGACCACGTGAACCTCAGGGAGAAGGAGCGGTTCATGAGCGGGGAGAAG CTCGTGGCCATCATTTCCGAGGCCACAAGCTCCGGTGTCTCCCTCCAAGCCGATCGCCGGGTCCAGAACCAGCGGCGCCGGGTCCACATGACACTGGAGCTGCCCTGGAGTGCAGACCGAGCCATCCAGCAGTTCG GCCGGACCCACCGGTCCAACCAGGTCTCGGCGCCCGAGTATGTCTTCCTCATCTCCGAGCTCGCCGGGGAGCGCAGGTTCGCCTCCATCGTGGCCAAGAGGCTGGAGAGCCTG GGGGCCTTGACCCATGGGGACCGCCGCGCCACCGAGACCCGGGACCTCAGCAAGTACAACTTCGAGAATAAG TACGGCGCCCGCGCACTCAGCTGTATCCTGGCCACCATCCTGAACCACGCGGAGAACAAAGTGCCTCCACCCCAAGGCTACCCCGGAGGGGACACCGCCTTCTTCCAGG ACATGAAGCAGGGCCTGCTGTCGGTGGGCATCGGTGGCCGGGAGTCCCGATCCGGAGGCCTAGATGTGGAAAAGG ACTGCTCTATCACCAAGTTCCTGAACcgcatcctggggctggaggtaCACAAGCAGAATGCACTGTTCCGGTACTTCTCGGACACGTTCGACCACCTGCTGCAGCTGGACAAGAAGGAGGGCAAATACGACATGGGCATCCTGG ACCTGGCTCCGGGCATCGACGAGATCTATAAGGAGAGCCAGCAGGTGTTCCTGACGCCCGGGCACCCGCAGGACGGTCAGGTGGTCTTCTACAAG ATCAGCGTGGACCGCGGCTTGAAATGGGATGATGCGTTCGCCAAATCCCTGGGACTGACTGGCGCCTGTGAAGGCTTCTACCTCTCCTACAAG GTGCGCGGGAACCAGCCGAGCTGCCTCCTGGCCGAGCAGAGCCGCGGCAAGCACTTCACCGTGTACAAGCCCAACATCGGCCGGCAGAGCCAGCCCGAGACCTGGGACAGCCTGTGCCGCCGATTCCGCCAG GTGACGGCAGAGGAGGCCAGGGAGCATTGGGAACACATCTACGCCTtctctctggagcactgcagccACATGGCGTG GAACCGGCAGTGCCGCCTGGTGCAGGAGGGCAAGGACTGCCAGCAGGGCCAGCGGCTGCGGCACCACTACATGCTGTGCGGGGCGCTGCTGCGCGTGTGGGGCCGCGTGGCCGCCGTCATGGCCGACGTGACCAACAGCAGCCACCTGCAGATCGTGCGCCTCAAGACCAAGGACAAGAAGAAGCAAGTCG GCATCAAGATCCCCGAGTGCTGCGTGCGCCGCGTGCTGCAGGAGCTGCGCCTCATGGACGCCGACGTGAAGCGCAAGAACGCACGGGGCCTGAGCTGCCCGGCGCCGCCCGCCCTGCGCCCGCTCACGCTGCCCAGCGGCCCCGGCGAGGTGCTGGACCTCACCTACAGCCCCCCGGCCCAGGCCTTCCCGCCACCCGCGCCCTTCACCTTCCCGCCGCCGCTCCCCGGGGAGCCGGCACCCCCCGCCGCGCCGCTGCTGGGGCCGcccgaggtgctgggggacccctcGGCGCTGGTGACCCAGGGCTGCGACATCAACTACAAGGAGGTGCTGGAGGAGATGCTGCGCTCGCTCCACACCGTGCCCCCCGCCGAGCCCCCGGGGCCGCTGGATGTGGTGGgcgccggggaggggggcggcgggggcgccgaGCGCCAGAGCGTCATTCAGTTCAGCCCCCACTTCCCCAACTCCTAG
- the SBNO2 gene encoding protein strawberry notch homolog 2 isoform X3, protein MREPRPPAGGLAGRDPAGPGPAAPAPAGWWLRFAALNQDSYLEDLATASIFSSSVDSLSDIADTPDFPAADSLSQVPTIWDVVSPGPPAPDKLYLPSGTFPGLEDTVPSLPSTPHPSYQSQSQPEEEEEPEEEEAEELGHTETYSDYVPSKSKIGKQHPDRVVETSTLSSVPPPDITYTLALPTSDTGALSALQLEAITYACQQHEVLLPSGQRAGFLIGDGAGVGKGRTVAGVILENYLRGRKKSLWFSVSNDLKYDAERDLRDIEAPGIAVHALSKIKYGDNTTSEGVLFATYSALIGESQAGGQHRTRIRQILEWCGEAFDGVIVFDECHKAKNASSTKMGKAVLDLQSKLPLARVVYASATGASEPRNMIYMSRLGIWGEGTPFRTFEEFLHAIEKRGVGAMEIVAMDMKVSGMYIARQLSFSGVTFRIEEIPLAPSFERIYNRAALLWAEALGVFQQAADWIGLESRKSLWGQFWSAHQRFFKYLCVAAKVQRLVALARQELARGKCVVIGLQSTGEARTREVLDEKEGQLDCFVSAAEGVFLSLIQKHFPSTKRKRDRGGCKRKRRPRGRGTKATRLVCEVGGVIRVSDDSSTESDVALDSDFHSSPESLVDDDVVIVDTIGLPADDRGPLQQRDPHGPGVLERVEQLKQDLLDKVRALGRELPVNTLDELIDQLGGPERVAEMTGRKGRVVSRPDGAVTFESRAEQGLSIDHVNLREKERFMSGEKLVAIISEATSSGVSLQADRRVQNQRRRVHMTLELPWSADRAIQQFGRTHRSNQVSAPEYVFLISELAGERRFASIVAKRLESLGALTHGDRRATETRDLSKYNFENKYGARALSCILATILNHAENKVPPPQGYPGGDTAFFQDMKQGLLSVGIGGRESRSGGLDVEKDCSITKFLNRILGLEVHKQNALFRYFSDTFDHLLQLDKKEGKYDMGILDLAPGIDEIYKESQQVFLTPGHPQDGQVVFYKISVDRGLKWDDAFAKSLGLTGACEGFYLSYKVRGNQPSCLLAEQSRGKHFTVYKPNIGRQSQPETWDSLCRRFRQVTAEEAREHWEHIYAFSLEHCSHMAWNRQCRLVQEGKDCQQGQRLRHHYMLCGALLRVWGRVAAVMADVTNSSHLQIVRLKTKDKKKQVGIKIPECCVRRVLQELRLMDADVKRKNARGLSCPAPPALRPLTLPSGPGEVLDLTYSPPAQAFPPPAPFTFPPPLPGEPAPPAAPLLGPPEVLGDPSALVTQGCDINYKEVLEEMLRSLHTVPPAEPPGPLDVVGAGEGGGGGAERQSVIQFSPHFPNS, encoded by the exons ATGAGGGAGCCGCGCCCGCCGGCCGGTGGCCTCGCCGGCCGGGACCCcgccggcccgggccccgccgcaCCGGCCCCCGCGGGCTGGTGGCTGCGCTTCGCGGCTCTCAACCAG GACTCATACTTAGAAGACCTGGCCACAGCCTCCATCTTCTCCTCATCTGTGGACTCGCTGTCCGACATCGCCGACACGCCCGACTTCCCCGCCGCTGACAGCCTCAGCCAAGTGCCCACCATCTGGGACGTCGTgagccccggccccccggcccctgaCAAG cTGTACCTGCCCAGTGGGACTTTTCCAGGACTCGAGGACACAGTCCCCTCCCTACCCAGCACCCCTCATCCTAGCTACCAG TCTCAGAGTCagccagaggaggaggaagagcctgaggaggaggaggccgaAGAGCTGGGCCATACGGAGACCTACTCGGACTACGTGCCCTCCAAGT ccaaAATTGGGAAGCAGCACCCAGACCGCGTGGTGGAAACCAGCACGCTGTCCAGCGTCCCCCCGCCGGACATCACGTACACCCTTGCCCTGCCCACCTCGGACACTGGGGCCCTGTCTGCCCTGCAGTTGGAGGCCATCACCTACGCCTGCCAG CAACACGAAGTCCTGCTCCCCAGTGGGCAGCGGGCTGGCTTCCTCATCGGTGACGGGGCTGGCGTGGGCAAGGGCCGCACTGTGGCTGGGGTCATCCTGGAGAACTACCTGCGGGGCAGGAAGAAGTCCCTATG GTTCAGCGTGTCCAATGACCTCAAGTACGATGCAGAGCGCGACCTGCGGGACATCGAGGCCCCCGGGATCGCGGTGCACGCGCTGAGCAAG ATCAAGTACGGTGACAACACTACCTCAGAGGGCGTCCTCTTCGCCACCTACTCTGCCCTGATCGGGGAGAGCCAGGCCGGCGGGCAGCATCGCACGCGCATCCGGCAGATCCTGGAGTGGTGTGGCGAGGCCTTCGATGGCGTG ATCGTGTTCGACGAGTGTCACAAAGCCAAGAACGCCAGCTCCACCAAGATGGGCAAGGCCGTGCTGGACCTGCAGAGCAAACTCCCGCTGGCCAGGGTGGTGTACGCCAGCGCCACAG GTGCCTCTGAGCCCCGGAACATGATCTACATGAGCCGCCTGGGCATCTGGGGCGAGGGCACGCCCTTCCGGACCTTCGAGGAATTCCTGCACGCCATCGAGAAGAG GGGTGTGGGCGCCATGGAGATCGTGGCCATGGACATGAAGGTGAGCGGCATGTACATCGCGCGCCAGCTCAGCTTCTCCGGCGTCACCTTCCGCATTGAGGAGATCCCGCTGGCACCCTCGTTCGAGCGCATCTACAACCGCGCTGCCCTGCTG TGGGCCGAGGCCCTGGGCGTGTTCCAGCAGGCGGCCGATTGGATCGGCCTGGAGTCTCGCAAGTCGCTGTGGGGCCAGTTCTGGTCGGCGCACCAGCGCTTCTTCAAGTACctgtgtgtggctgccaaggtGCAGCGGCTGGTGGCGTTAGCCCGCCAGGAGCTGGCCCGGGGCAAG TGTGTGGTCATCGGGCTGCAGTCCACCGGGGAGGCGCGGACCCGTGAGGTGCTGGACGAGAAGGAGGGCCAGCTCGACTGCTTCGTCTCAGCGGCTGA aggCGTCTTCCTGTCCCTCATTCAGAagcactttccctccaccaaaagGAAGCGTGACCGAGGCGGCTGTAAGCGGAAAC GTCGGCCCCGGGGCCGCGGGACCAAGGCGACCCGGCTGGTGTGCGAGGTGGGCGGCGTGATCCGCGTGAGCGACGACAGCAGCACCGAGTCAGACGTGGCGCTGGACAGCGACTTCCACTCGTCCCCCGAGTCGCTGGTCGACGACGACGTTGTCATTGTGGACACCATTGGGCTCCCTGCCGATGACCGCG GGCCCCTGCAGCAGCGGGACCCCCACGGCCCTGGTGTCCTGGAGCGGGTAGAACAGCTGAAGCAGGACCTTCTGGACAAGGTGCGGGCGCTGGGCCGGGAGCTGCCGGTCAACACCCTGGACGAGCTCATCGACCAGCTCGGGGGCCCCGAGCGCGTGGCTGAG ATGACCGGCAGGAAGGGCCGCGTGGTGTCCAGGCCCGATGGGGCGGTGACCTTCGAGTCCCGGGCAGAGCAAGGCCTGTCCATCGACCACGTGAACCTCAGGGAGAAGGAGCGGTTCATGAGCGGGGAGAAG CTCGTGGCCATCATTTCCGAGGCCACAAGCTCCGGTGTCTCCCTCCAAGCCGATCGCCGGGTCCAGAACCAGCGGCGCCGGGTCCACATGACACTGGAGCTGCCCTGGAGTGCAGACCGAGCCATCCAGCAGTTCG GCCGGACCCACCGGTCCAACCAGGTCTCGGCGCCCGAGTATGTCTTCCTCATCTCCGAGCTCGCCGGGGAGCGCAGGTTCGCCTCCATCGTGGCCAAGAGGCTGGAGAGCCTG GGGGCCTTGACCCATGGGGACCGCCGCGCCACCGAGACCCGGGACCTCAGCAAGTACAACTTCGAGAATAAG TACGGCGCCCGCGCACTCAGCTGTATCCTGGCCACCATCCTGAACCACGCGGAGAACAAAGTGCCTCCACCCCAAGGCTACCCCGGAGGGGACACCGCCTTCTTCCAGG ACATGAAGCAGGGCCTGCTGTCGGTGGGCATCGGTGGCCGGGAGTCCCGATCCGGAGGCCTAGATGTGGAAAAGG ACTGCTCTATCACCAAGTTCCTGAACcgcatcctggggctggaggtaCACAAGCAGAATGCACTGTTCCGGTACTTCTCGGACACGTTCGACCACCTGCTGCAGCTGGACAAGAAGGAGGGCAAATACGACATGGGCATCCTGG ACCTGGCTCCGGGCATCGACGAGATCTATAAGGAGAGCCAGCAGGTGTTCCTGACGCCCGGGCACCCGCAGGACGGTCAGGTGGTCTTCTACAAG ATCAGCGTGGACCGCGGCTTGAAATGGGATGATGCGTTCGCCAAATCCCTGGGACTGACTGGCGCCTGTGAAGGCTTCTACCTCTCCTACAAG GTGCGCGGGAACCAGCCGAGCTGCCTCCTGGCCGAGCAGAGCCGCGGCAAGCACTTCACCGTGTACAAGCCCAACATCGGCCGGCAGAGCCAGCCCGAGACCTGGGACAGCCTGTGCCGCCGATTCCGCCAG GTGACGGCAGAGGAGGCCAGGGAGCATTGGGAACACATCTACGCCTtctctctggagcactgcagccACATGGCGTG GAACCGGCAGTGCCGCCTGGTGCAGGAGGGCAAGGACTGCCAGCAGGGCCAGCGGCTGCGGCACCACTACATGCTGTGCGGGGCGCTGCTGCGCGTGTGGGGCCGCGTGGCCGCCGTCATGGCCGACGTGACCAACAGCAGCCACCTGCAGATCGTGCGCCTCAAGACCAAGGACAAGAAGAAGCAAGTCG GCATCAAGATCCCCGAGTGCTGCGTGCGCCGCGTGCTGCAGGAGCTGCGCCTCATGGACGCCGACGTGAAGCGCAAGAACGCACGGGGCCTGAGCTGCCCGGCGCCGCCCGCCCTGCGCCCGCTCACGCTGCCCAGCGGCCCCGGCGAGGTGCTGGACCTCACCTACAGCCCCCCGGCCCAGGCCTTCCCGCCACCCGCGCCCTTCACCTTCCCGCCGCCGCTCCCCGGGGAGCCGGCACCCCCCGCCGCGCCGCTGCTGGGGCCGcccgaggtgctgggggacccctcGGCGCTGGTGACCCAGGGCTGCGACATCAACTACAAGGAGGTGCTGGAGGAGATGCTGCGCTCGCTCCACACCGTGCCCCCCGCCGAGCCCCCGGGGCCGCTGGATGTGGTGGgcgccggggaggggggcggcgggggcgccgaGCGCCAGAGCGTCATTCAGTTCAGCCCCCACTTCCCCAACTCCTAG